Proteins found in one Quercus robur chromosome 2, dhQueRobu3.1, whole genome shotgun sequence genomic segment:
- the LOC126714100 gene encoding uncharacterized protein LOC126714100: MDSETVVHNGGCHCRKVRWRVQAPTSIVAWDCNCSDCFMRANTHFIVPAERFELLGDSEQFLTTYTFGTHTAKHTFCKVCGITSFYFPRSNPDGVAITFRCVDPGTLTHVEIKNIDGRNWESSVAKADIASLSKGQNSAN; the protein is encoded by the coding sequence ATGGATTCTGAGACAGTAGTGCATAATGGCGGGTGCCACTGCAGGAAAGTCAGATGGCGTGTCCAAGCTCCCACTAGCATTGTAGCTTGGGATTGCAACTGTTCTGACTGTTTCATGAGGGCTAACACTCACTTCATTGTCCCTGCTGAAAGGTTTGAGCTTCTGGGAGATTCCGAACAGTTCCTTACGACCTACACCTTTGGCACTCATACAGCAAAACACACATTTTGTAAAGTTTGTGGCATAACCTCATTTTATTTTCCACGTTCAAACCCAGATGGAGTTGCAATTACATTCAGGTGTGTTGATCCTGGAACACTAACCCATGTTGAGATTAAGAATATTGATGGGAGAAATTGGGAAAGCTCAGTTGCTAAGGCTGACATAGCTTCACTATCAAAGGGGCAAAATTCTGCCAACTGA